In a genomic window of Xylophilus rhododendri:
- a CDS encoding N-formylglutamate amidohydrolase: protein MAPTPHPSFTLLPPAAPPIALVCDSPHSGTRYPDDFRAAVPLALLRSAEDTHVDALWAGLAQQGATLISADFPRSYIDPNRKLEDIDPALLDAPWPGLARPSEKSRIGSGLIWRTVHLDTPIYDRRLGVAEVQNRIERCYKPYHQALASAIEQAHARFGAVWHLNLHSMPGNAYERLQMHDRGPLADFVLGDRDGSTCEPAFVELVRSTLAAMGYTVALNDPYKGVELLAQIGRPQLRRHSMQIEIRRPLYMDERTRERNSHFQALKGDLDRLIATIARYVRTQAVENADAR, encoded by the coding sequence ATGGCCCCCACCCCTCATCCCAGCTTCACGCTCCTGCCGCCCGCGGCCCCGCCCATCGCCCTGGTGTGCGATTCGCCGCACAGCGGCACCCGCTATCCCGACGACTTCCGGGCCGCCGTGCCGCTGGCCCTTCTGCGCAGCGCCGAAGACACCCATGTCGATGCGCTCTGGGCCGGCCTCGCGCAACAGGGCGCGACCCTGATCTCGGCCGACTTCCCGCGCAGCTACATCGACCCCAACCGCAAGCTCGAAGACATCGACCCCGCGCTGCTCGACGCGCCATGGCCGGGCCTGGCGCGGCCCAGCGAGAAGAGCCGCATCGGCAGCGGGCTGATCTGGCGCACGGTCCATCTCGATACGCCCATCTACGACCGCCGCCTCGGCGTGGCGGAGGTGCAGAACCGCATCGAGCGCTGCTACAAGCCCTACCACCAGGCCCTGGCCAGCGCCATCGAGCAGGCCCATGCCCGCTTCGGCGCCGTCTGGCACCTGAACCTGCACTCCATGCCCGGCAACGCCTACGAGCGGCTGCAGATGCACGACCGCGGCCCGCTCGCGGACTTCGTGCTCGGCGACCGCGACGGCAGCACCTGCGAGCCCGCCTTCGTGGAGCTGGTGCGCAGCACGCTGGCCGCCATGGGGTACACGGTCGCGCTGAACGACCCCTACAAGGGCGTGGAGCTGCTAGCGCAGATCGGCAGGCCGCAGCTGCGGCGCCACAGCATGCAGATCGAGATCCGCAGGCCTCTCTACATGGACGAGCGCACGCGCGAGCGAAACAGCCATTTCCAGGCCCTGAAAGGCGACCTCGACCGCCTGATCGCCACCATCGCCCGCTACGTGAGAACCCAGGCCGTCGAAAACGCGGACGCACGCTGA
- a CDS encoding c-type cytochrome, producing MKTKLKTLAALAVLALSGMAQAQSASASAADTDALVAKGRYLAVAGDCAACHTATTPGAQPFAGGYSIESPLGTIYATNITPSKTAGIGSYTEEQFARALRQGVRADGQHLYPAMPYTAYTVVSDEDTHALYTYFMKGVAPVDTAPQQTALPFPFNIRASMAVWNTLFLQDRRFVPDAALSQEVNRGAYLANGPAHCSTCHTARNVLMAEDHAAFLGGGPLGAWYAPNITPDARAGIGSWSDAELLQYLRTGHTEHAQAAGPMAEAVEKSFQHMEPADLKAIVAYLRTVPPVAEARQAQPATAFGKPRDDEATQRGAVGPNERKGLHAGAALFSGYCASCHQANGAGSQNGLYPALFHNTATGHAQPANLVAAILYGVDREVDGHHVLMPRFDQQSQVQPLTDEQIASVSNYVLARYGNLAVEVQPRDVAEARAGGPRPLLARLQPMILPLMVAGVVVVLLLIAFLVMRWRVK from the coding sequence ATGAAAACCAAGCTCAAGACCCTGGCCGCCCTGGCCGTGCTGGCCCTGTCCGGCATGGCGCAGGCCCAGTCCGCCTCCGCCTCCGCCGCCGATACCGACGCCCTCGTCGCCAAGGGCCGCTACCTGGCCGTGGCCGGCGACTGCGCCGCCTGCCACACCGCCACCACGCCCGGCGCCCAGCCCTTCGCGGGCGGCTACTCCATCGAGTCGCCGCTGGGCACCATCTACGCCACCAACATCACGCCGAGCAAGACCGCTGGCATCGGCAGCTACACCGAAGAGCAGTTCGCCCGCGCCCTGCGCCAGGGCGTGCGCGCCGACGGCCAGCATCTCTACCCGGCCATGCCCTACACCGCCTACACGGTGGTGAGCGACGAGGACACCCACGCCCTCTACACCTACTTCATGAAGGGCGTGGCGCCGGTGGATACCGCCCCGCAGCAGACCGCCCTGCCCTTCCCCTTCAACATCCGCGCCTCGATGGCGGTGTGGAACACCCTGTTCCTGCAGGACCGGCGCTTCGTGCCCGACGCCGCGCTGAGCCAGGAGGTCAACCGCGGCGCCTACCTGGCCAACGGCCCGGCGCACTGCAGCACCTGCCACACCGCCCGCAATGTGCTGATGGCCGAGGACCATGCTGCCTTCCTGGGCGGCGGCCCGCTGGGCGCCTGGTACGCGCCCAACATCACGCCCGATGCCCGCGCCGGCATCGGCAGCTGGAGCGATGCCGAACTGCTGCAGTACCTGCGCACCGGCCACACCGAACACGCCCAGGCCGCCGGCCCCATGGCCGAAGCGGTGGAGAAAAGCTTCCAGCACATGGAGCCGGCCGACCTGAAGGCCATCGTGGCCTATCTGCGCACCGTGCCGCCGGTGGCCGAAGCCAGGCAGGCCCAGCCCGCCACCGCCTTCGGCAAACCCCGGGACGATGAAGCCACCCAACGCGGCGCCGTCGGCCCCAACGAACGCAAGGGCCTGCATGCCGGCGCGGCGCTCTTCAGCGGCTATTGCGCCAGCTGCCACCAGGCCAACGGCGCCGGCAGCCAGAACGGGCTCTACCCGGCCCTGTTCCACAACACCGCCACCGGCCATGCCCAGCCGGCCAACCTGGTCGCCGCCATCCTCTACGGCGTGGACCGCGAGGTGGACGGCCATCACGTGCTGATGCCGCGTTTCGATCAGCAGTCGCAGGTGCAGCCCCTCACCGACGAGCAGATCGCCTCCGTCTCCAACTACGTGCTGGCGCGCTATGGCAACCTGGCGGTGGAGGTGCAGCCGCGCGACGTGGCCGAGGCGCGCGCCGGCGGGCCACGCCCCTTGCTGGCGCGGCTGCAGCCGATGATCCTGCCCCTGATGGTGGCCGGCGTGGTCGTGGTGCTGCTGCTGATCGCGTTCCTGGTGATGCGCTGGCGGGTGAAATAA